The sequence below is a genomic window from Mycobacteroides abscessus ATCC 19977.
CACGGTGGCAAGTTGGCGAAAACTGCGCGGACAGGACTCCACCGCAGGCACTTTGGTGTCGTTGGAGGGGCACGGCAGAGCGGATGGCGAGCTGGATACCGATACCAGCGGCACCGTCGGGTGGTTCACCACCGTGTATCCGGTGCGAGTTGCCGCGGGTGAAGCGGCGATAGATGTCGACCGGATGGAGAACGACGTCAACGCGGCCCGACAGTTGCTGGCCGGGGTGGCGCGACACATCGACGAAATCCCTTATCAGGGATTAGATTATGGGTTGCTTCGCTATGTGCGGGGCTGCGAGGAGCTGAGCTCTGCGCGCGACCCGCAGATCCAGTTCAACTATGTGGGCCGGATGGATATCAGTGGGATCGACGATCAACCTTGGTCGCTTATCACCGACGCCAGGAGTCTGGCGGTGCCGCCGGACTCGGAACCGGATCTACCGCTGCGGTTTGCCATCAACATCGGTTCGGCGGTGATGACGACACCTGAAGGGCCTCAGCTGCTCACGAACTGGCAGCTGAGTTCAGCACTGTTCACCCCGGCGGATGCCAGCCGGCTGGCGCAGTTGTGGCAGCGCAGCGTGGCCGCACTGGCCGGGGCACTCGACGGATAGCGACGGGAAGAATACGGATGGAAGCAATCAGTAGGGACGAGATCAAGCTGACGGTCGCCGACCTCATCGGGCTTACAGCCCAGGATATTTCGGATGGCGATGACCTCATCACACTCGGATTGGACTCGATCCGCATGATGACTCTGGCCGGTGGATGGCGCAAACGGGGCAGCCGTGTCACCTTCGCTCAGCTGGCGGCCGAGCCTTCGGTGGACTCCTGGTACGCGCTGCTGCGGGCGGATGACGAGGTGGCCCCGGATGAGGAGGCCGCGGCGGACGAAACAGATGGTCAAGACGGCGAGGACGCGCCTTTCCCGCTGGCCACCATGCAACACGCGTACTGGATCGGCCGATCGGAGGATCAGGAGCTCGGTGGGGTAGCGGCACACCTGTACGTCGAATTCGACGGAGGAGCAATCGATCCCGACCGACTCAAGGCTGCGGTAGAGCGCTTGGTGGCCGCCCATCCGATGTTACGCACCAAGTTTCTGCCCGACGGCACACAGCAGACCATGGCGGCTCCCGGCCGTGACGTGTTCACCGTGGTGGATCTGCGCGGACGTGCGGCCGGCGAAGTTGACGCGGCACTTGCCGAACTGCGGGAGCATAAGACGCATCAGCGCCTGGCCATAGAGGACGGGCAGGTGCTCGACGTCACGCTGACCTTGCGTGATGACAACAACAGCAGATTGCATCTCGACGTCGACATGCTTGCCGGCGACGCGATGAGCTACCGGGTCTTGATATCTGATTTGGCGGCGCTCTATCACGGTGGCGCGCAACCTGAATTGGGATATTCCTACCGGCGGTACCGCACCGAGGATCGTGGCGATGCGGCCGCGCACGAGCGTGACAGGCAATGGTGGCAGGACAGGCTGGCGGACCTGCCGGGTGCTCCGGAACTGCCGGTTGTCCCGGTGAGCGAACGCACCGATCAGCACCGCACCGTCCGGTACAACTACTGGCTTGAACCTGAGGCCAAGCAACAGCTGCTGGTCGCCGCCCACCAGCGCGGCATCACCCCCGCCATGGCGATGGCCGCTGTCTTCGCCGAAACCATCGGCGGATGGTCGGCGCAGAGCCGATTCTTGTTGAATGTCCCCCTATTTCATCGCGAGTCGGTGCATCCTGACATAGATCGGGTGATCGGTGACTTCACCTCCTCGATCATGCTCGACGTCGACCTGACCGAGGACATGTCGGTGGCCGACCGGGCCCGTGCGTTGCAGCGCACCATGTATGAGAGCGGGGCGCACTCGGCGTACCCGGGATTGAATGTGCTGCGCGACCTGGGTAGGCACCGGGGCGAACCGGTGCTGGCACCGATCGTGTACACCAGCGCGCTAAATCTGGGGGAACTGTTCGCCGAGCCGGTCATGCAGACCTTCGGGGAACCGGTATGGATCATCTCGCAGGGACCGCAGGTGCTACTGGACGCTCAGGTCACCGAGGTGCGGGGAGGCTTGCTGTTGAACTGGGACGTTCGCGAATCAGCGTTCCCGCACGGCATGGTGGCCGCGATGTTCGAGCGGTACACCGATGCGGTGGCCGCCTTGTGCACGGGAGCGGACGGCTGGAACAGCGATGCGGCTGTGCGACTGCCTGCTTCCCAGGAACGGGTGCGGCGCGCCGTCAACGCGACGGCTGGCCCGGTAACCGGCCGGCGACTGCATGAAGGCTTCTTCGACTTCGCCCAGTCGAACCCCGGGATGCCCGCGGTGGTCTGGGGTTTTGGCGACGAGGATGGTGTGTGGTCCTACCGCGATGTGGCGGCCCAGGCCCTGGCGGTGGCGGGCGCCTTGCGGGAGCGGGGGGTACGCCCGGGTGATTGTGTTGCCGTGCAGTTGCCCAAGGGGCGCGACCAGATTCCCGCGGTGCTCGGTGTGCTGGCGGCCGGCGCCACGTATGTACCGATCGGATTCGATCAGCCGGCCCAGCGCCGCGCGGCGATCCTTGAAACCGGCGGAATCTCCGTGGCGTTGACCACCGCTGACTCCGATATGCCGATTGATCATCTGTCGATTGACGCGGCCCGTCAATATCCGGAACCGCTCCGGGAGCCGGTGCTGCCGGATGCTTCGCAGATCGCATACGTCCTTTTCACATCGGGCTCTACCGGAACCCCGAAGGGTGTCGATGTCTCACATGCGGCCGCTATGAACACGATTGACGCCTTGAACGATGAGTTCGAAGTGGTCACCTCGGATCGTGCGCTCGGACTGTCGGCCCTCGAGTTCGATCTGTCCGTATACGACATCTTCGGCATGTTCTCTGTCGGCGCCGCCGTGGTTGCGGTGGACGCCGCGCAGCGGGCCGAGGCCACCACATGGGTGGAATTGATACGGCGACATAGGGTTTCGATTATCAACTGTGTGCCGGGACTGCTCGACATGATTCTGGCAATGGGCGGGGGTGAGCTGGGCGATTCCCTGCGCGCGGTCATCCTGGGAGGTGACTGGGTAAGTTCGGATCTGGCGCGCAGGCTCGCCGCGCAAGTCCCGGGCTGTCGCTTCACCGGCCTGGGTGGGGCGACCGAGGCCGCCATACACAGCACGATTTGTGAGGTGCTGGGTGACCCGCCGCAGCACTGGGCCACAATTCCTTTCGGTGTGCCGCTGCGCAACGTACGGTGCCGTGTCGTTTCGCAGGCAGGTCGTGACTGTCTGGACTGGGTGCCCGGCGAACTGTGGATCGGTGGCGACAGCGTCGCGTCCGGTTACCGCAATGACCCGGAGCGCACGGCAGAGCGTTTCGTCGAGCACGACGGTCTACGTTGGTACCGGACGGGCGATATGGCGCGCTACTGGCCCGATGGCACCATCGAATTCCTGGGCCGCGCCGACCATCAGGTGAAGATCCGCGGGTACCGCGTGGAACTGGGCGAAGTCGAGAGCGCGCTGCGCTTGATACCGGGCATACGGCACGCGGTCGCCGCCGTCGTGGGGGCGGATGCTCCGAATCTTGTTGCCGCGGTGGCGGGTACGCCCGACCCGGCGGCCGACTATGCGGCGCTGCTCGGCGACTTACTGCCCGGCTACATGATTCCCGCCCGGATCGAGCTTCTTGAGCAGATGCCACTGACGTCGAACGGCAAGATGGATCGACGTGCGGTGACTGCGCTCCTGGAGCAAGTGGCTGTTGGGGGTGCCGATGCGGGGCCGCGGCACGACCTCGATGCGGCTCTTGTCGATCTGGTTTCCGGTGTACTTGGCATCGAATCGATGGGCGTACATGACGATTTCTTCGCTCGCGGTGGCGATTCGGTGTTGGCGACCGCTGTGATCGCCCGAGTACGAGACTGGCTGTCGGTCGACCACGCGCTCGTCGGGGACTTCTTCGCCACCCGCACCGTCGCGGGGCTGGCCGACAGGTTGTTGCAGCGTGAAGCCGACCGCGGTACGCCGGACCGGCTGGCCGTCGTCGCGGGCCACTATCTCGAGATCGCGGCGATGACCGACGAGGAGGTCTTGGCCGGGACCGTCTGATAGGTCAGGAGGCAGCGGGTGTGCCGAGCACCATGCTGCCCACGCTGCACTCCTGTAGCTCGGGCACGGCGGCGGCCGCGGTGAATGCCGCGGTATCGCCGAAGCCCTGGGCGCACGCGCCCAGACCCATCGCGGTGGCGGCCAGGTAGATGGTTTGCATGAGCACGCCGACGTGCTTGAGGATGGCCGAGTAGGCGACCTGCTCGTAAGTCCACATCACCCGTCCGGCGCGTGCCGCCATCACCAGCAGCACCTGTGGCTCGGCGCCGCCCTCCAACGTGGCCGACGTCGTCTTCAACAGCTGTTTCACCGCGACAGAGTCCGCGTCGGCCACCGGGCGGAGTACGTGCTCGAAAGAGTCGTAGTGGTACATGCCGGCCGCCAGCCCCGCGACATGTCGAACCACCGGATAAAGCTCGAGTTCGTACACGCTGCCCCCCGACGGATATGGGCGGGACAGAAGCTCCTCACCGTCATCGGGTGAACTGATAGCACGGGTACGGGCTGTGCGATACAGCAGCTCGGAAAGCTGTTCGACGGTGATCGGATCGGCATCGTCGAAGGCGCGCACCGATATTCGATCTTCGATCACCGTGGTGAGGGTCGGGTCGCCGGCGCGCAGGGCCGCTAGGTCCGGGGCAGGCAACGAGACGGGGCTGCCTGGGTAGTCTCGCCGGCGAGCCGCGGGTTGTGGGAACTTGCCCTTCGCCCACTTCGTCGGGCCGAAATGGTCCCAGGTGACGGTGCGTTCACCCAGCGTGCTGCGGCGGTGGAACCACAGATCCGGCGCGCTCCAGCTGATCGAGCTGAATTCATGGCTTTCGTCCGAGCTGTCGGTGACGAGAAATCCGCCCCAGCGCAAATCAGCCAGGAATCGCGCGACAAGTTCCTCGGGAACACCGGCATCGGTCTGTCCTGGGCCGTCGAGCAGCGGCAGCAGCCGCAGATCCTGGATGCGGATATCGCACCAGCCGAGCGGATTTTCAAGCACATATCCCCGCGTATCGCGGTGCAGTACTGAGAATTTCGAGAGATGAAGGGTGGCGGGCGCTGCCCCTGCGGCTTGTGGGCCGGGAACTCCGAAACCTTCGATGGCATAGAGCTCGCGTCCCTCGTCGCGTACCGATACCGACAGCCAGCCACCGTTGAGTAGCCGAGTGACGAGCGCTTCGATGTCGTCGCTGTCGGCATCGGCGACAAGCTCGGCGAGTGTGGCCGGGCCACTGTTGAGGGTCTTGAGGGCGCGCCGTTGCTGACCGGTGAGTCCGGTGAGTTTCTCGTTGCGCGGCGGGTTCAGGAGTATCCCGCCCGCCGCCGTGACGAGGCACGTTGCGCCATCGCGCAGGCTGAACCGGGTCCCGGCGGGGTAGGTGAGAGCGGACAACGGAAGCCTTCCGGAAGATGTGCCGACGCCGTATGCGCATGCGTTCACGCACGATCATAAGGAACCCCGGTAAGGTACCCCTAACATGGGCTCCCATTTGCTAGACAGGTCGATTGCTGCCGCCGGGGCGGATGTGTGGGCTACCTGCATCGGGTGTTGCGGCGCATGCTCGAGGAATTGACATGCCGGTTCGTCTGCGGGCTCGTGCCGTCTGCGGCCAAAGGTGCCCAGTACGCTGAACATCCAGCGAAAGCCCGAATGGTGAGGAGTGCCCGATGAACTTCGGCGATTTCCAGCTTCAGTTCTATGCGGCAGGTGCGCTCGGCAAGGTTTCCACCCTTCCGTTCAACTTTGCCGAGCTGGAGAGCCGTGCCGAGCAGACATTGGGTGAGGGGATCTTCGGCTATGTGCGCGGCGGTGCCGGCGACGAGCACACCCAGGACTCGAATGTCACAGCGCTGCGTCGCTATGGACTGGTGCCCCGGATGCTGCGGGATCGCACCGTTCGGGACATGTCGACCTCATTTCTGGGGCGCACGTTCACGAGCCCGGCCTTCATCTGCCCGGTGGGTGTGTTGGGTGCGGTTCGTGACCGTGGCGATCTGCTGACGGCCGCCGCCGCGCGCGAGCTCGATATGCCCGCGATGTATTCGACACTTTCCGCGGCCACCCTGGAAGAGGTCGCCGCCGCGCGCGGTGATTCCTATGGGATCTTCCAGCTGTACCCGTCGTCGGATTCAGAACTGACCGACAACTTCATCCGGCGTGCCGAGGCTGCTGGGTACGACGCGCTGGCAGTGACTCTCGACACCGGCACGCTCGGTTGGCGGCCGCGCGATCTTAAGCATGGGTATCTACCGATGCTGCACGGGCACTGTCTGGCGAATTACACGTCCGATCCCCGGTTTCTGGAGATCGCGGGGGTGCGTTCCGCCGGGGAACTGACGCCGATGCATGCCGGGCTGGTGTGGGCCTCGCTGTTCAGTCATCCTGGGCTCACCTGGGCGGACATCGATCACTACCGGTCGATCACCAAGCTTCCGATCATCCTCAAGGGGATCTGCGACAGCGATGATGTCCGGCAAGCGGTGGACCGCGGCGTGGATGCCATCGCCTACTCCAACCACGGTGGGCGCCAAGCGAATGGGGGAGTTCCCGCGATCGATGGTCTGGCCGCGGCGGTCGAGGCGGCAGGTTCGGTTCCGGTCACATTCGATTCCGGGATACGCGACGGCATCGACATCTTGCGGGCCGTGGCGCTCGGCGCCAGCCTGGTGGGGGTTGCGCGTCCCTATGTATACGGACTCGCCCTGGACGGTACCAACGGTGTCAAACACGTCATCCAGTCGCTACTCGCCGAGGCCGACCTGACCATGGCGGTGAACTGCTATCTTTCGCTGAACGAATTGGCGGTGCAGCGGCTTTCCTGAAGACGCGGTAGCGGGCTAGCCGATGCCCGCCCACCGACCGAGTCGATGGGCGGCGGTCACGATCATCGTGGCCGGCCAGTTCTAGGCCCGGCGCCGGGCCTGTGGCGCGTGCCAATGGAAACGCATTGCGAGCATGCGCAGCCCGAACGCCGCCAACGCGGCCGCCAACCCCGTCAGATCGGTGTAGAGGCCGACGTGGATGAGCAACGCCGTGATGCTGGCGCCCAGCATGGCAGGGACGGCGTATAGCTCGCTGTCGGGGCGCAGCAGCATCGGGGTCTCCCCGGAGAGTAGGTCGCGGATCACACCGCCGCCGATCGCGGTCATGGCCCCGAGTAGCGCGGCCGACGGCTCGGCCAGCCCGCTGTGGGCGGCGATGGCAGTGCCGGTGACACAGAAGACCGCCAGCCCAAGTGCATCGGTGACTTGCAACGGCCACCCGGTGAGCTTGGCGGGGGGCTGCCACAGGAAGACCAATCCCGCTGCCGCAAGCGCGATTCCGATATGGGAGAAGCCGGTGAATGCGGCGGGCGGGTGTTGGCCGATGATGACGTCGCGCAGCACACCGCCGCCGATCGCGGTCACCATGGCCAGCACGGCCAGTCCCACTATGTCGAACTTTTTCTCTACCGCGACCAGTGCCGCAGACATCGCGAACGCCAAGGTGCCCAGGTAGTCAAGAATCGCGTGGCTGATCGATGCGAACGAGTGCAACTCCACGGCGCTCGCCAGCAGCGCACCAGACGTCAAGTCAATCCCTCCCGCCGGGCCCAACGGTGTCTAGCCACCGAAACGAGGCCCACGGCGACGCAGATATCGCTCGAACTCGGCGGCCAATGCGTCGCCGTCGATCTTGCTCAGCATCTCGGTGGTATCCACCTCGGCGTCACCGCGTTCCTCGAGTGACTGCACGTACTCGGCAATCTCCTCGTCCTCGGTGGTCATCTCGGTGACCGCCTGCTCCCACTCCTCGGCCTGCTCGGGTAGATCTCCGAGCGGGACCTCCACGTCGAGCACGTCCTCGACCCGCTGCAGCAGCGCGACCGTCGCCTTCGGATTGGGCGGCTGCGAGACGTAATGCGGTACCGCGGCCCAGAACGCGACGGCGGGTATACCCGCGTTCACGCAGGCGTCCTGGAACACACCGGCGATACCGGTGGGCCCCTCGTACCGGGTTTCCTCCAGGCCGAAGAACTTGGCGGCCTCGGGGGAGTAGGCGGTACCGCTGACCGGTACCGGCCGCGTATGCGGGGTGTCGGCCAGTAGCGCGCCCAGGATCACCACCGTGGACACGTCGAGACGATCCGCGATGGCCAGCAAGCGGTTGCAGAACGTGCGCCAGCGCATGTTCGGCTCGGCACCGTGCATCAGGACCACATCGCGCTGCGAGCCGGGGGGTGAGCAGTAGGAGATGTGCATGCCAGGCCACTCCAGCTCGCGAGTGACGCCGTCGACCAGCCGTACGACGGGCCGGTTGACCTGATAGTCGTAGTAATCCTCGTCATCGATGGTCATCAATGGGGTGGCCTGCCAGGTGGTGTCCAAATGCTCCAGCGCAGCGCTGGCGGCGTCGCCGGCGTCATTCCAGCCCTCGAACGCGGCAACCACTATCGGGTCGCGCAGCACGGGTAGGCTGTTCTGGGCCATATCCGACAAGGTCACGGTGTCAGCGTAAGCCCTGCGTGGCGGGGGCGAGTCGCGGCCGGCGGAGAATGGATTGGATAGCCGGATCACGTTGTTGATAGGACCGCACCCAGAAAAAGCCGTACGACACCCCACAGGACAAACTGGGCGTTCGCGCGACTGTTGAGCGACGACGTAGACTTCATCTGGTCGAGAGGCGTTGCAACGGTTCGGGGATCACAGCCCCGTGACCGCCACGCTCGGCAGAGTTAAGGACGCCTTCCGCTCTGGAAGGAATGCACGTGACCAATCTGCAGCCGAATGTCCGACCCGACTGCACAGAGGCGCTGACGGCTGCTCTCGAACAGCGGATCCTGGTGATCGACGGCGCGATGGGCACCGCTATCCAGCGCGACAGGCCCGACGAAGCCGGATACCGCGGTGAGCGTTTCGCCGACTGGCCGAGCGACCTTGTCGGCAACAACGATCTCCTCACGCTGACACAGCCGCACATCATCGAGGGCATTCACCGTGAGTACCTCGAGGCGGGCGCGGACATCCTCGAGACGAACACGTTCAACGCAAATGCCGTGTCACTGTCCGACTACGGCATGGAAGAGCTGAGCTACGAGCTGAATTACGCCGGTGCCGCGCTGGCGCGGGTTGCCGCCGACGAGTACAGCACCCCGGCCAAGCCCCGCTATGTCGCCGGAGCGCTGGGACCCACCACCCGGACCGCGTCGATTTCGCCGGACGTCAACGACCCCGGAGCCCGCAACGTCTCCTATGACCAGCTGGTCGCCGCCTACCTCGAAGCAGCCAACGGCCTGGTCGACGGTGGTGCCGACATCATCCTCGTGGAGACCATCTTCGACTCGCTGAATGCCAAAGCGGCGGTGTTCGCCATCGAGACGCTGTTCGAGCAGCGCGGGCGGCGCTGGCCGATCATCATCTCGGGCACTATTACCGATGCGTCCGGCCGGACGTTGTCCGGCCAGGTCACCGAGGCATTCTGGAATGCCATCCGGCACGCCAGGCCCATCGCGGTGGGTCTCAACTGTGCCCTGGGCGCCCCGGAGATGCGGCCCTATATCGCTGAGATGTCGCGTATCGCCGACACCTTCGTCTCCTGCTATCCGAACGCGGGCCTGCCCAACGCCTTCGGCGAGTACGACGAGTCGCCGGAGCACCAGGCCGGTTACCTTGCCGAGTTCGCCGAGGCCGGTCTGGTCAATCTGGTCGGCGGGTGCTGCGGTACCGCGCCCGCCCATATCGCGGAGATCGCCAAGGTTGTCGAGGGCGTGAAACCGAGGGATGTGCCGAGCATCGACGTCGCGACTCGGCTATCCGGACTGGAACCCCTCAACATCACCGATGACTCGCTGTTCGTGAACATCGGTGAGCGCACCAACATCACCGGTTCGGCCCGGTTCCGCAATCTGATCAAGGCCGAGGATTACGACACCGCGCTATCGGTGGCGCTGCAGCAGGTAGAGGTGGGCGCGCAGGTTATCGACATCAACATGGACGAGGGCATGATCGACGGCGTCGCCGCGATGGACCGGTTCACCAAGCTGATCGCGGCCGAGCCCGATATCAGCCGCGTCCCGGTGATGATCGATTCCTCCAAGTGGGAGGTCATCGAGGCGGGTCTGAAGAACGTACAGGGCAAGCCGATCGTCAACTCGATCTCCATGAAGGAGGGCGAAGAGAAGTTCATTCGCGAAGCGCGGCTGTGCCGCAAGTACGGTGCTGCTGTCGTGGTGATGGCTTTCGACGAGAAGGGGCAGGCCGACAATCTGGAGCGCCGCAAGGAGATCTGTGGACGCGCCTACCGGATCCTGACCGAAGAGGTCGGCTTCCCGGCCGAGGACATCATCTTCGACCCCAACTGCTTCGCGCTGGCAACCGGTATCGAGGAGCACGCGACCTACGGGATCGACTTCATCGAGGCCTGTGCCTGGATCAAGGAGAACCTGCCCGGAGTGCACATCTCCGGCGGTATCTCGAATGTGTCGTTCTCGTTCCGGGGCAACAACCCCGTCCGCGAGGCGATTCACGCGGTGTTTCTGTTCCACGCCATTAAGGCCGGCCTGGACATGGGCATCGTCAACGCCGGTGCGCTGGTGCCCTACGACTCGATCGACTCCGAGCTGCGGGACCGCATCGAGGACGTCGTGCTGAACCGTCGTGCGGACGCGGCCGAACGGCTGTTGGAGATCGCCGAACGATTCAACAGCACGGAGAACTCGGGCGGAGGAGACGATCGAGCTGCTCAAGAGTGGCGCAGTCTTCCTGTGCGCGAACGTATTACGCACGCCTTGGTCAAGGGAATCGACGCCCATGTGGATGACGACACCGAGGAGCTGCGGGCCGAGATCGCCGCTGCCGGGGGTCGCCCGATCGAGGTGATCGAGGGCCCGCTGATGGATGGCATGAACGTCGTCGGCGACCTCTTCGGCTCCGGAAAGATGTTCCTGCCCCAGGTGGTGAAGTCGGCCCGGGTGATGAAGAAGGCCGTCGCGTACCTGCTGCCGTTCATCGAAGCCGAGAAGGAAGATAACGGCACCGCTGGGGATTCCAAGTCCAAGGACACCAACGGCACCATCGTCATGGCGACCGTGAAGGGCGACGTGCACGACATCGGCAAGAACATCGTCGGGGTTGTCTTGCAGTGCAACAACTTCGAAGTGATCGACCTTGGTGTGATGGTGCCCGCTCAGAAGATTCTGGACGCGGCGAAGGAACACGACGCCGACATCATCGGGCTGTCCGGCCTGATCACCCCGTCGCTGGACGAGATGGCCAACTTCGCTGTCGAGATGGAACGCGAAGGTCTGGAAATCCCGCTGCTGATCGGTGGCGCGACCACCTCACGCGCCCACACGGCGGTGAAGATTTCGCCGCGTCGCAAGGGTCCGGTGGTGTGGGTCAAGGATGCGTCCCGTTCGGTGCCGGTTGCCGCCGCACTCTTGGACGACAAGCAGCGGCCGGGACTATTGGAGGCCACCGAGAAGGACTATGCATCGCTTCGCGAGCGGCATGCGCAGAAGAACGAGCGGCCGACGCTGACGCTGGAAAAGGCCCGAGCCAACCGGACACCGGTCGAGTGGGACGGATACACGCCGCCCGTTCCCGCTCAGGGCCTGGGCGTGCGGGAGTTTCTGGACTACGACCTCGCCGAGGTGCGCGAATACATCGACTGGCAACCGTTCTTCAACGCCTGGGAGATGAAGGGCAGGTTCCCCGACATCCTCAACAACCCGGCGACCGGTGAGGCTGCGCGCAAGCTGCACGACGACGCGCAGCAGATTCTCGACACCCTGATCAAGGAGAAGTGGCTGACGGCCAACGGGGTGATCGGTTTCTTCCCCGCGAACGCGGTCGGCCCAGGTTTTGAAGACATCGAGGTCTACACCGACGACACCCGCACCGAGGTGCTGACCACGCTGCATAACCTGCGCCAGCAGGGCGAGCACCGCGACGGCATCCCCAACCGGTCGCTGGGCGACTACATCGCGCCCAAAGAAACGGGTCTCCGGGACTACATCGGCGCCTTCGCCGTGACCGCGGGGCTGGGCAGCCAGGACAAGATCATGGAGTTCAAGGCGGATCTGGACGACTACAGCGCGATCCTGCTGGAGTCGATCGCCGATCGGCTGGCCGAGGCGTTCGCGGAAAGAATGCATCAGCGGGTGCGCACCGAGTTCTGGGGTTTCCAGC
It includes:
- a CDS encoding non-ribosomal peptide synthetase gives rise to the protein MEAISRDEIKLTVADLIGLTAQDISDGDDLITLGLDSIRMMTLAGGWRKRGSRVTFAQLAAEPSVDSWYALLRADDEVAPDEEAAADETDGQDGEDAPFPLATMQHAYWIGRSEDQELGGVAAHLYVEFDGGAIDPDRLKAAVERLVAAHPMLRTKFLPDGTQQTMAAPGRDVFTVVDLRGRAAGEVDAALAELREHKTHQRLAIEDGQVLDVTLTLRDDNNSRLHLDVDMLAGDAMSYRVLISDLAALYHGGAQPELGYSYRRYRTEDRGDAAAHERDRQWWQDRLADLPGAPELPVVPVSERTDQHRTVRYNYWLEPEAKQQLLVAAHQRGITPAMAMAAVFAETIGGWSAQSRFLLNVPLFHRESVHPDIDRVIGDFTSSIMLDVDLTEDMSVADRARALQRTMYESGAHSAYPGLNVLRDLGRHRGEPVLAPIVYTSALNLGELFAEPVMQTFGEPVWIISQGPQVLLDAQVTEVRGGLLLNWDVRESAFPHGMVAAMFERYTDAVAALCTGADGWNSDAAVRLPASQERVRRAVNATAGPVTGRRLHEGFFDFAQSNPGMPAVVWGFGDEDGVWSYRDVAAQALAVAGALRERGVRPGDCVAVQLPKGRDQIPAVLGVLAAGATYVPIGFDQPAQRRAAILETGGISVALTTADSDMPIDHLSIDAARQYPEPLREPVLPDASQIAYVLFTSGSTGTPKGVDVSHAAAMNTIDALNDEFEVVTSDRALGLSALEFDLSVYDIFGMFSVGAAVVAVDAAQRAEATTWVELIRRHRVSIINCVPGLLDMILAMGGGELGDSLRAVILGGDWVSSDLARRLAAQVPGCRFTGLGGATEAAIHSTICEVLGDPPQHWATIPFGVPLRNVRCRVVSQAGRDCLDWVPGELWIGGDSVASGYRNDPERTAERFVEHDGLRWYRTGDMARYWPDGTIEFLGRADHQVKIRGYRVELGEVESALRLIPGIRHAVAAVVGADAPNLVAAVAGTPDPAADYAALLGDLLPGYMIPARIELLEQMPLTSNGKMDRRAVTALLEQVAVGGADAGPRHDLDAALVDLVSGVLGIESMGVHDDFFARGGDSVLATAVIARVRDWLSVDHALVGDFFATRTVAGLADRLLQREADRGTPDRLAVVAGHYLEIAAMTDEEVLAGTV
- a CDS encoding trimeric intracellular cation channel family protein — encoded protein: MTSGALLASAVELHSFASISHAILDYLGTLAFAMSAALVAVEKKFDIVGLAVLAMVTAIGGGVLRDVIIGQHPPAAFTGFSHIGIALAAAGLVFLWQPPAKLTGWPLQVTDALGLAVFCVTGTAIAAHSGLAEPSAALLGAMTAIGGGVIRDLLSGETPMLLRPDSELYAVPAMLGASITALLIHVGLYTDLTGLAAALAAFGLRMLAMRFHWHAPQARRRA
- a CDS encoding alpha-hydroxy-acid oxidizing protein; protein product: MNFGDFQLQFYAAGALGKVSTLPFNFAELESRAEQTLGEGIFGYVRGGAGDEHTQDSNVTALRRYGLVPRMLRDRTVRDMSTSFLGRTFTSPAFICPVGVLGAVRDRGDLLTAAAARELDMPAMYSTLSAATLEEVAAARGDSYGIFQLYPSSDSELTDNFIRRAEAAGYDALAVTLDTGTLGWRPRDLKHGYLPMLHGHCLANYTSDPRFLEIAGVRSAGELTPMHAGLVWASLFSHPGLTWADIDHYRSITKLPIILKGICDSDDVRQAVDRGVDAIAYSNHGGRQANGGVPAIDGLAAAVEAAGSVPVTFDSGIRDGIDILRAVALGASLVGVARPYVYGLALDGTNGVKHVIQSLLAEADLTMAVNCYLSLNELAVQRLS
- a CDS encoding PAC2 family protein, with protein sequence MTLSDMAQNSLPVLRDPIVVAAFEGWNDAGDAASAALEHLDTTWQATPLMTIDDEDYYDYQVNRPVVRLVDGVTRELEWPGMHISYCSPPGSQRDVVLMHGAEPNMRWRTFCNRLLAIADRLDVSTVVILGALLADTPHTRPVPVSGTAYSPEAAKFFGLEETRYEGPTGIAGVFQDACVNAGIPAVAFWAAVPHYVSQPPNPKATVALLQRVEDVLDVEVPLGDLPEQAEEWEQAVTEMTTEDEEIAEYVQSLEERGDAEVDTTEMLSKIDGDALAAEFERYLRRRGPRFGG
- a CDS encoding SagB family peptide dehydrogenase; protein product: MNACAYGVGTSSGRLPLSALTYPAGTRFSLRDGATCLVTAAGGILLNPPRNEKLTGLTGQQRRALKTLNSGPATLAELVADADSDDIEALVTRLLNGGWLSVSVRDEGRELYAIEGFGVPGPQAAGAAPATLHLSKFSVLHRDTRGYVLENPLGWCDIRIQDLRLLPLLDGPGQTDAGVPEELVARFLADLRWGGFLVTDSSDESHEFSSISWSAPDLWFHRRSTLGERTVTWDHFGPTKWAKGKFPQPAARRRDYPGSPVSLPAPDLAALRAGDPTLTTVIEDRISVRAFDDADPITVEQLSELLYRTARTRAISSPDDGEELLSRPYPSGGSVYELELYPVVRHVAGLAAGMYHYDSFEHVLRPVADADSVAVKQLLKTTSATLEGGAEPQVLLVMAARAGRVMWTYEQVAYSAILKHVGVLMQTIYLAATAMGLGACAQGFGDTAAFTAAAAVPELQECSVGSMVLGTPAAS